From the Candidatus Cloacimonadaceae bacterium genome, the window TTGATATTTACTGAAGTGTACACTGTGCAGACGATATGTCAATTCAAAGCAACCCCTGCCTAAGGATGCCTTTCGCCCACTTTTCTTGATTTCCGAAACGCTAATTTATTGAAATTTAAGGGAATTTACTTGAACAGTCTCAGACTGAGAATTACGGCTAATTGAGAATTGAGAATTACGGCTAATTGAGAATTGAGAATTGAGAATTGAGAATTGAGAATTGAGAATTGAGAATTACGGTTAATTGAGAATTGGAAAGCTTGCCATTGGGAAAATCATTTGAAAGATCACTTTGCCCAAATTTTGTGTGGCGTTTGCGGGGATTCTGTGTGGATTCTGTGTGGATTCTGTGTGGATTTTTCGCTTCCGCAGCATCGGCATGCTGCGCTACACCGCTCTATCACTTGACAGCCTTAATCAAGCCTTAATCAAGCGTAATAAAATTAACGCTTGATTAAGGCTTGATTAACGCTGTGAAAAAGGCAAGGAATGCGGATGGGCTGATGATTCAATTCCACCATTGCAACGTGACAACGAAATCTGCAAATTGTGCAGCGAAATCTGCAAACTGTCGCATCCTTATGCATCGTAGGACATCCTTAACAAGACCCTTTTGAGTGGTTTGTGACAGGAATTCTGCAATTTAGATCACCGAAAATTGCAAATTGTGACAGGAAATCTGCATATCGAATTCTTGGGTATGCAGTAGAGAAGAAGAAAGGCTCGAAACAGTTGCCAATAATTTGGGATTGACATCCGAATGTAGTTTTCAACAATTGCCAGCATGAGGATGAAATGAACAGCGAGCACCATGACCTTAAGACAAAACTTGAAAGTGCATTAAAGCGGATCAGAGAGCTAGAAGCAGAGAACTCCAGATTGAGAAATTTGGGAGTGCATGATCTTCAAGCAGAAGTATTAAAATCTAATGACAATGAATCCACTGTAAACTCACCGCAGGATAAACATAGCATTGCGATTGATGGAAGAGCTGATTCTGCACCTACTTCAATCAATAGTCATTCCAGTCCAGAGGATAAGGTACAGCTCTTTCGCAGCCTGTTTCGAGGAAGAAATGACATTTTTGCTCTTCGGTGGTCTGGTAAAGATGGCAAATCAGGATATTCCCCTGCATGTTCAAATGCATGGAAACCTGGAGTATGCGGGAAGTTTAATAAAACATCATGTGCAAATTGCGATTATAGAGAATTAATTCCCATTACTGATGACGTAATCTTTCGACATCTTAAGGGAGATATCGTCATAGGTGTGTACCCTTTATTACCTGATGATACATGTCATTTTCTCGCTCTAGATTTTGATAAGAAAGAGTGGCAGACTGATGTAACATCATTTCATGAGACTTGTAATGAATTCGGTATTCCTGCTAATATTGAAAGATCTCGCTCAGGTAAAGGAGCGCATGTTTGGATATTCTTTGAGCAAAACATTCCAGCTCGAATAGCCAGAACCCTGGGCTGCGCTTTGTTGACTACAACCATGGAAAAACGACATCAGGTTGGCTTGGATTCATATGACCGACTGTTTCCCAATCAGGATACAATGCCAAAGGGTGGATTTGGCAACCTGATAGCTCTCCCGTTGCAAAAAGAATCTCGAAAACATGGCAACAGTATCTTTGTTAATGTGGAGCTGCAGCCGTATGAAGATCAGTGGGCATTCCTATCAGAAATTCAAAAGCTCTCATTGGATAAGATTAACCAGCTCATAGCTTTGTTGACCACGGATAACCCACCCATCGGAAGCTTAAGGGTTACAACTGATGATGATACATTGCCATGGGAACAAGTTACCAGAAATGAAGCTGTATATACAGACCTCCCTGTTAAAGTGAATGTCTTTGTCAGCAATATGATTTTCATCGAAAAGGAAGGATTACCACAGAAGCTGCTAATCAGAATTATTCGGTTAGCTGCCTTTCTTAATCCCGATTATTATCGAACTCAGGCTTTACGATTGCCTTTGTATAACAAGCCTAGAGTCATAAATCTGTCAGTGGAAAGCACAAATCATATCGGAATCCCCAGAGGTTGCTTAACTGAGCTGATTAAGCTGTTTGAGCAGTTAAAAATCGAACCCCAAATACATGACAAAACTAATCAAGGCATTGAGCAGGATTTTGAGTTTCAGGGCAGGCTATATGATGAACAGCTCAAAGCTGGGAAAGAGCTGCTTTGCTACGACAATGGTATTTTATCAGCATCGACTGCATTTGGCAAAACAGTGGTAGCCTTATGGTTGGTAGCTCAACGGAAGACAAGCACATTGATCATTGTTCATCGCAGGCAACTGCTCCAGCAGTGGAAAGAACGCATCGCAAGTTTCTTGAATATACCTATCAAAGATATTGGAGAGAAAGGAGCAGGCAAAGATAAGCGAACTATGAAAATCGATGTAGCCATTATTCAAAGCCTGTATCACAATAAAGAAGTGAAAGGATTTGTTACAGAATATGGCTTGGTGATAGTGGATGAATGTCATCATATCTCTGCTTTTTCATTTGAACAGGTACTGAAGGAAGTTAAAGCTAAATATGTCTATGGGCTTACTGCTACACCGATCAGAAAGGATGGTCAGCATCCAATAGTCACAATGCAGTGCGGACCTATCAGAGTGA encodes:
- a CDS encoding DEAD/DEAH box helicase family protein, with the protein product MNSEHHDLKTKLESALKRIRELEAENSRLRNLGVHDLQAEVLKSNDNESTVNSPQDKHSIAIDGRADSAPTSINSHSSPEDKVQLFRSLFRGRNDIFALRWSGKDGKSGYSPACSNAWKPGVCGKFNKTSCANCDYRELIPITDDVIFRHLKGDIVIGVYPLLPDDTCHFLALDFDKKEWQTDVTSFHETCNEFGIPANIERSRSGKGAHVWIFFEQNIPARIARTLGCALLTTTMEKRHQVGLDSYDRLFPNQDTMPKGGFGNLIALPLQKESRKHGNSIFVNVELQPYEDQWAFLSEIQKLSLDKINQLIALLTTDNPPIGSLRVTTDDDTLPWEQVTRNEAVYTDLPVKVNVFVSNMIFIEKEGLPQKLLIRIIRLAAFLNPDYYRTQALRLPLYNKPRVINLSVESTNHIGIPRGCLTELIKLFEQLKIEPQIHDKTNQGIEQDFEFQGRLYDEQLKAGKELLCYDNGILSASTAFGKTVVALWLVAQRKTSTLIIVHRRQLLQQWKERIASFLNIPIKDIGEKGAGKDKRTMKIDVAIIQSLYHNKEVKGFVTEYGLVIVDECHHISAFSFEQVLKEVKAKYVYGLTATPIRKDGQHPIVTMQCGPIRVKIDARNQTRSRAFSHSVIVRHTTFRLPDNLACAERKITDIYQALVDDKERNVLIIDDIISSIEAGRSPLILTERTAHVDFFLEKLTGFAKNIIVLKGGMGRKQLKSIMDRLHSIPDNEERVIIATGKYMEKALMTADWTLCF